AAGCTATTAAAAGAAATGGAAAGCTTTCATAAGAAAAGTAACTGACAACCCCTGCCCCAAAAAAAACAGGGATAAAGTAAGCTTCTTCAAGTTTTAGTCGGTTGTGAAACATCGTGAGCGTGCATCTCGTTAATGTAGAAGTGAATATTATTATCTCTTAAAATCTTCCAAAGCATCACATACAACTCGGTTTTTGTTTTTCCAATCTGCCCAAATGCCTCTAAATCTTTTATCGGAACACGCACGGTAAACTCAAAGCAGTTTTGGACTTTGCTAATTGCCATAAAAATTTCTTCTTCAGGATTATAATTTGAAATTTTTGCAAATCCTTTTTTGACTAAAGCTTCAACTTTTTTAGGATCATCCAATAAGCTCATTTCAAAGACAATTTCAACCTTCGTTTTTCCGCCCATTTGAGATAAATTCACGATAGATTTTTCAACCAACGATGAATTTGGAACATAATATTTCTGGTTTTTACTATCCACCAACCTAACAAAACGCCAGCTCATTTGATCTACCTTTAACGTCTTGTCATCTATAATAATTAAATCACCTTCTTGAAAAGATGGACTTAGACTTAATGCAAGCGCAGCAAAGATATGTGCGATAATTTCCTTCGCAGCATAACCAAATAACAATGCAGAGGCGCCAGTAAATACAACTAAAGAACTTTCATCTTTTACGAAAATAAAATGTATCACCATAGCAATCGCTAAAAGATATACCATAACAGTTACAACGCTTTTAATAAAAGTTGGAACTCTAGTTTTGCTCCTTCTTAATCTGGCCCATAAATCTCTATCAATAAATTCATTCACAAAGAATGCGCCACTAAAAATAGTAGCTGTGTTCACAACTTTAAAAAAGAATGTATGCGCAAATACAACAGCCTCATGAATAATAAACGACGCCGCCCAAAACAAAAGACTTTGCACGCCAAATACAAAAAACAAAAATTTTGACAATCTGTAGAGATCCTCAGCTTTTGTCACATAAACACGAATAACAAACAAACTAAGTAATAAAACAAAAATCAACACCGCTAAAACACCGATTCCCGGGGTTGAAAGCATTGATATAAACGAGCCGTCCACAGAAACTACCCTTCCTATTCTTCCATTAATATGGTTGCTTACCATAAGTTAACAAATCGTTCATGCACAAAACAGTTGTTTTCTGAATAAAAAAACCTTAGAATATATATAGAGCGGAGGCGTAGCTCAGTTGGTTAGAGCGCTGGCCTGTCACGCCAGAGGTCGCGGGTTCGAGTCCCGTCGCTTCCGCCACTCTATTTATCTAAGAAAATATACCCCTTAACACGCAAATCAATCACGCGATGGTCTTTGTTTTTCATTTTTTGGAATATATTCAGAGCCTCTTTCACATTATGCTGAGGCAACATAATCTTACGTCCATCTGTCATAATTAGATCCCATCTACGATCTCGAACCAATTGATAAACTTGAACCTTAGATTTAATATCAGGATACATCGCCATCGTTTTAAAAAGCGGCGGAAACATTTTTGAAATATCATTGCTGCCAGATACTACAGGAAGTGTTTTATGAGGCTCTTCGCTGTATTCGTAAAACACCCCCTCCTCATCCACAAGCGCATATTGGCTTTGATATTTATACTGAGCAATGGGCTGTCTTTGCTGAATATATATATCAATACCGTGAGGGTATTTTTTATGAACACTGACATGCTTCACAAACGGCAATTGCTCAATATCTTGCCGCATAATATTGGTATTATAAATAAAAAGTGGTGAGTTTCTCTTATAACTTATACGCCTCAAAACTTCTTGCTGCTTATCTTGAGAGCAATTATAAATATGAATATCTTTCAATCTCATATCTATTAACATAGAAGTATCAATAAATTGATTATAAATCCGATTCATAACACGATAATGATAACTGTTATAAAAAAAGAAAATTCCAAACCCGGTGCTAAAAGCTAACACGATCGGCATCAAAATACGCCTAACAAATCTTTTAATTCTTCGTTTTTGAAAACTACTTCTTGCCATAAATTTATCACTTTTGCATTTCCACTTTCATAATAGACAAAAGCTGTGTATTCTGGCAAAAAAAGTGTTTATTTTTTTGCCTCATATTACTGTTCCTAAATATTTCATAGGTCGCCTAGATCGATTTCTAAGAGAGCAGTTTAAAAATTTACCACAATCTTTGCTTGAAAAATCGATTCGTAAAAAACTCATTTTGGTCAATCAGAAAAAAGAAAAAAGTAATCATCAGGTATCTGATGGAAATGTTATTACCTACCCACCTAGCTTTGAGGCTTTTAAAGCTGTGAGTGAAAAATCCAAAGATCTGCATTTATATCAAAAATTTTTAAAACTTGTTGTGTATGAAAATGAAGAGTTTTGTGTGATCAACAAGCCTTATAATATCGCAACCCAAGGCGGAATTAATGTGAAATATAGCATTAATGATATGGCTAATGCATCTGATAAAACTTACTTTTTGGTCCATAGATTAGATAAAAAAACAACAGGACTGCTCATTCTCGCTAAAAATAAACTAGCCGCTAACACCCTGATGCATCAGTTCAAAAACAAAGAAATTCAAAAGTATTATGTTGCGCTTACAGACAAAAAACCCCACCCTGCCTCTGGTGTTACTGATCTACCTTTACATGATGTTCCAGCAAAAACACGCTACAGATATATTGGAAAAACTGAAAATTATCACGCAATCTTGCTTAAACCTTATACCGGACGCAAACATCAAATCCGCCTTCACTTAGCTGCAATAAAAATACCTATTGTTGGAGATGATATATACCACGGAGCGCATGCAGATCGTATGTATTTGCATGCTTATAAGCTTAAAATTCCTTATAACAATAAAAGCCTGACTATAAAATATAACCCACAATTTTAAATTGAATTCATTTTAATTTTATGAGATAATAAAACATAAAAGCATAATACACAAAACAATGGCAATCAATGACTTTATATTTACATCCGTAACTGGCGTGTCTGCAACAACCACAACTGTTGATCTAACTTATAAATTTACCTCACCAACCGCAGCGATCACCGCTATTGAAATCACTGTCAATCTTCATGGCAATCTTCTGAAATTTCTTCAACCTGTAAACATTGCTGCTGGAACAAATATTGAGGAAACTATTACTTTTTCAAACTTCCCTCCTTCAAGCGCACTATTATTAACTTCAACAAGATTTATATCAGCAACAGGAGATATAAGCATCCCAAACAATCTAAACCTTTTCACTCCAAGCGCAGAAAAAGATATTTTAGCTAAATTAGACAATATACAAACAGATGTAGATGATATTGATACAGTTCATCCTCTCACTTGGGTCGCCGCAATTGGCGCAGTGGTTG
The genomic region above belongs to Alphaproteobacteria bacterium and contains:
- a CDS encoding mechanosensitive ion channel gives rise to the protein MLSTPGIGVLAVLIFVLLLSLFVIRVYVTKAEDLYRLSKFLFFVFGVQSLLFWAASFIIHEAVVFAHTFFFKVVNTATIFSGAFFVNEFIDRDLWARLRRSKTRVPTFIKSVVTVMVYLLAIAMVIHFIFVKDESSLVVFTGASALLFGYAAKEIIAHIFAALALSLSPSFQEGDLIIIDDKTLKVDQMSWRFVRLVDSKNQKYYVPNSSLVEKSIVNLSQMGGKTKVEIVFEMSLLDDPKKVEALVKKGFAKISNYNPEEEIFMAISKVQNCFEFTVRVPIKDLEAFGQIGKTKTELYVMLWKILRDNNIHFYINEMHAHDVSQPTKT
- a CDS encoding RluA family pseudouridine synthase — translated: MFIFLPHITVPKYFIGRLDRFLREQFKNLPQSLLEKSIRKKLILVNQKKEKSNHQVSDGNVITYPPSFEAFKAVSEKSKDLHLYQKFLKLVVYENEEFCVINKPYNIATQGGINVKYSINDMANASDKTYFLVHRLDKKTTGLLILAKNKLAANTLMHQFKNKEIQKYYVALTDKKPHPASGVTDLPLHDVPAKTRYRYIGKTENYHAILLKPYTGRKHQIRLHLAAIKIPIVGDDIYHGAHADRMYLHAYKLKIPYNNKSLTIKYNPQF
- a CDS encoding FtsQ-type POTRA domain-containing protein encodes the protein MARSSFQKRRIKRFVRRILMPIVLAFSTGFGIFFFYNSYHYRVMNRIYNQFIDTSMLIDMRLKDIHIYNCSQDKQQEVLRRISYKRNSPLFIYNTNIMRQDIEQLPFVKHVSVHKKYPHGIDIYIQQRQPIAQYKYQSQYALVDEEGVFYEYSEEPHKTLPVVSGSNDISKMFPPLFKTMAMYPDIKSKVQVYQLVRDRRWDLIMTDGRKIMLPQHNVKEALNIFQKMKNKDHRVIDLRVKGYIFLDK